Proteins encoded by one window of Deinococcus ruber:
- a CDS encoding sensor domain-containing protein, with translation MDFRLPGTEPLFDMAQLFEAPSLRLCLIEPESARLLAVSPDLRQLIPENLGESFDGWCDPDDRYWLDRWLQGAVPESMPYLTVAAVQEGQLAGGQWHLLRQPSGVVGVLSLPSDGPGFSPMVTALLDHLPTDLAVLDAHGRYLYTNRAAIRDDSVRQGIIGMTDRQYVEWRGHPLRLAELREEQFRRAIATRQPQQWEEVLETPQGLRTFRRSYIPVWSAQGELQLMLGYGTDITQSVAQARQVGLLERVVLTSRDPTMLLDASPGEHYRQLVYANLAFERLGLCSTLQSLIGTRLSEWGFGRRDESLLGSLLDRLELEGSLEIEVLLPDRQQWVEFSAQAIHNDQGNLTHWAVHLRNVTARKRTEQLRHSRLQAGTFSVEGRSIPEVLAPLLAGIQQWAPGWTAAVVFGLDGVARVAGDVSRAFRRWLTRVTSAEFRAIWAERDPQHLGRPHHHRDLWHEPQLAVHHQKLRRAGIRSTVEVPLYDHASQLLGVLFLSYPAISEPPALVADVLIDEASAVTLYLERDRQRHQLELLAYSDPLTGLLNRFAFLKHVETQLASRPADAPRPALALLDLDRFKQVNDGLGHAVGDVLLTQVAQRLRRLSSSVALDGLARLGGDEFAFLLQDEAQIDAATTATEVLFAPPFLLAGRAVHTGLSLGWSVVSPSASEVGTLLRQADAAMYIAKRSQAMAHRYSPAAQPRHRALALEQALHEGLEQQQFHLVYQPQVRVQDGTVCGAEALLRWEHPVLGVVAPDEFIVVAEATGLIVRLGNWVLRRACQDARRWKHPTLRLSVNISAVQLAQVSFPEMVRTALQQSGWPAERLVLEITETGFLTDLALTQTSLQSLRAQGVRVSLDDFGTGYSSLAQVLELPLDEVKIDRRFMQALDDSLPGSAGARAIVQSTVALSSVLGLTVVAEGVERETQREVLEQLGCEVMQGWLVAPGLPVAAFDRWLVSWPGQSGGRP, from the coding sequence ATGGATTTTCGTCTGCCAGGCACCGAACCGCTGTTCGACATGGCACAGCTCTTTGAAGCGCCCTCGTTACGGCTGTGTCTGATCGAGCCGGAGAGCGCCCGGCTGCTGGCTGTCTCGCCAGATCTACGGCAGCTGATCCCGGAGAATCTGGGAGAGAGTTTCGACGGGTGGTGCGACCCGGATGACCGCTACTGGCTTGACCGCTGGCTGCAGGGAGCAGTTCCCGAGAGTATGCCATACCTGACAGTGGCTGCCGTTCAGGAGGGCCAGTTGGCCGGTGGGCAGTGGCATCTGCTGCGGCAGCCTTCGGGGGTGGTGGGGGTGCTGAGCCTTCCTTCCGACGGGCCAGGATTTTCACCGATGGTGACCGCCCTGCTCGATCACCTTCCAACCGATCTGGCCGTGCTGGATGCACACGGGCGATACCTGTACACCAACCGCGCGGCCATCCGCGACGACAGCGTTCGCCAGGGAATCATCGGAATGACCGACCGGCAGTATGTCGAGTGGCGTGGCCATCCGCTGCGGCTGGCCGAACTGCGGGAGGAACAGTTTCGGCGGGCTATCGCCACCCGCCAGCCGCAGCAGTGGGAGGAGGTGCTGGAAACGCCGCAGGGCCTGCGAACCTTCCGGCGCAGTTACATTCCGGTGTGGTCTGCCCAGGGCGAGTTGCAGCTGATGCTGGGGTACGGCACCGACATCACCCAGTCGGTGGCCCAGGCACGCCAGGTGGGGTTGCTGGAACGGGTGGTGCTGACGTCCCGCGATCCGACCATGCTGCTGGACGCGTCGCCCGGAGAGCATTACCGGCAGCTGGTGTACGCCAATCTGGCCTTCGAACGGCTTGGCCTGTGCAGCACGCTCCAGTCATTGATCGGCACCCGCCTCAGTGAGTGGGGTTTCGGTCGGCGCGACGAATCGCTGCTCGGGTCGCTGCTCGACCGGCTGGAACTGGAAGGAAGCCTCGAAATCGAGGTGCTGCTGCCCGACCGCCAGCAGTGGGTGGAGTTCTCGGCCCAGGCGATCCACAACGATCAGGGCAACCTGACTCACTGGGCAGTGCATCTGCGCAACGTCACCGCCCGCAAACGAACCGAGCAGCTGCGCCACAGTCGCCTACAGGCCGGGACGTTCAGCGTGGAGGGGCGTTCCATTCCGGAAGTGCTGGCCCCCCTGTTGGCGGGCATTCAGCAGTGGGCACCCGGCTGGACGGCTGCTGTCGTCTTCGGACTCGACGGCGTGGCGCGGGTGGCCGGAGACGTCAGCCGCGCTTTTCGCCGCTGGCTTACCCGCGTGACCTCTGCCGAATTCCGGGCGATCTGGGCGGAGCGCGATCCCCAGCATCTTGGGCGGCCCCACCATCACCGTGACCTGTGGCACGAGCCGCAGCTCGCTGTCCACCATCAGAAGCTGCGCCGGGCCGGTATCCGCAGCACCGTCGAAGTCCCGCTGTACGACCACGCCTCTCAGCTGTTGGGCGTGCTGTTTCTGAGTTATCCGGCGATCAGCGAACCTCCGGCACTGGTGGCAGACGTCCTGATCGACGAGGCGAGCGCCGTGACCCTGTATCTGGAACGTGATCGGCAGCGGCACCAGCTCGAACTGCTGGCGTACAGCGATCCCCTGACGGGCCTGCTCAACCGCTTCGCATTTCTGAAACACGTGGAGACGCAGCTTGCCAGCCGCCCTGCCGACGCCCCCCGGCCAGCCCTGGCCCTGCTGGATCTCGACCGCTTCAAGCAGGTCAATGACGGTCTGGGCCACGCGGTGGGCGACGTGCTGCTGACACAGGTGGCGCAGCGGCTGCGGCGGCTGTCCAGTTCAGTCGCTCTGGACGGTCTGGCCCGGCTGGGCGGTGACGAATTCGCGTTTCTGCTCCAGGATGAAGCCCAGATCGATGCCGCGACCACGGCAACCGAGGTGCTGTTCGCCCCCCCCTTCCTGCTGGCCGGGCGAGCCGTCCACACTGGCCTGTCGCTCGGTTGGAGCGTTGTTTCGCCGTCGGCGTCGGAGGTGGGCACACTGCTGCGGCAGGCAGACGCCGCCATGTACATCGCCAAGCGCTCTCAGGCGATGGCCCACCGCTATTCGCCCGCTGCACAGCCAAGGCACCGGGCACTGGCGCTGGAGCAGGCGCTGCACGAGGGGCTGGAGCAGCAGCAGTTTCATCTGGTCTACCAGCCGCAGGTGCGCGTGCAGGACGGAACGGTGTGCGGGGCCGAGGCGCTGCTGCGCTGGGAGCATCCGGTGCTGGGAGTCGTGGCTCCCGACGAATTCATCGTGGTTGCCGAGGCCACCGGTCTGATCGTGCGGCTGGGCAACTGGGTGCTGAGGCGTGCCTGCCAGGATGCCCGCCGCTGGAAGCATCCGACCCTGCGTCTCAGCGTCAATATCTCGGCTGTTCAGCTGGCGCAGGTGTCGTTTCCCGAGATGGTGCGGACGGCACTCCAGCAGAGTGGCTGGCCGGCAGAGCGGCTGGTGCTGGAAATTACCGAGACGGGCTTTCTGACAGATCTGGCATTGACTCAGACCTCACTCCAGTCTTTGAGGGCGCAGGGCGTGCGGGTCTCGCTGGATGACTTCGGAACAGGGTATTCATCGTTGGCGCAGGTACTGGAACTGCCGCTGGACGAGGTGAAAATCGACCGCCGCTTCATGCAGGCGCTGGACGACAGCCTCCCCGGCAGTGCGGGTGCCCGCGCGATTGTTCAGAGCACGGTGGCGCTGTCCAGCGTGTTAGGACTGACGGTGGTGGCAGAGGGCGTAGAACGTGAGACCCAGCGCGAGGTGCTTGAGCAGCTGGGCTGTGAGGTGATGCAGGGCTGGCTGGTCGCGCCCGGCCTCCCGGTGGCCGCCTTCGACCGCTGGCTGGTCAGCTGGCCGGGGCAGTCGGGTGGCCGCCCGTAA
- a CDS encoding MOSC domain-containing protein, which yields MRLLSVNIGTPRSIEAKSGQSGIFKVPVSEPVQIGALGLSGDHIVDTENHGGLDQAVYVFTQPDYDFWSQLLGRVLAPGTFGENLLVSDLESAPMSIGERLHVGEVVLEITSARIPCVTLAVRMNDPQFVKTFRRVRRPGFYARVISEGKVQAGQPVTLEGQRPLDGPSVLDTFEYYYSKFHTPAEIEHLLSAPLHRQMRAQLEAELSGR from the coding sequence ATGCGGCTGCTGAGCGTCAATATCGGTACACCACGTTCCATTGAAGCCAAAAGCGGCCAGAGCGGCATCTTCAAAGTTCCGGTCAGCGAACCGGTTCAGATCGGTGCCCTTGGGCTCAGCGGCGATCATATTGTCGATACCGAGAATCACGGCGGTCTCGACCAGGCAGTGTACGTCTTCACTCAGCCGGATTACGATTTCTGGAGCCAGTTGCTGGGCCGGGTTCTGGCTCCGGGCACGTTCGGGGAGAATCTGCTCGTTTCCGACCTCGAATCGGCCCCTATGAGCATTGGTGAGCGCCTGCATGTCGGTGAGGTGGTGCTCGAAATCACTTCGGCACGCATTCCCTGCGTCACTCTGGCGGTGCGAATGAACGACCCGCAGTTCGTCAAAACGTTTCGCAGGGTACGCCGTCCCGGTTTCTACGCGAGGGTCATCTCGGAGGGCAAGGTGCAGGCCGGGCAACCCGTGACGCTCGAAGGTCAGCGGCCACTGGACGGCCCCAGCGTGCTCGACACCTTCGAGTATTACTACAGCAAGTTTCACACCCCCGCTGAGATCGAGCACCTCCTCAGTGCGCCGCTGCACCGTCAGATGCGGGCTCAGCTGGAAGCCGAGTTGAGCGGGCGCTGA
- a CDS encoding GyrI-like domain-containing protein encodes MAKPSLHHPEPAHAEQQYIGKPVIQYRSERSCVGIRTVTPFKGMFAVVDQLLKELRVWLKAQGATDARPFFLRLHVIDMNGPMDIEVGCLVPEPFPGDERVRPGVLPAGQYASLRYSRYALRANRALLDWAKQEGLVWDRWDAPTGDGFRCRYEAYLTDYRLEPRKSVWEVELSIKLSDDFPGGAPLAGDGRAE; translated from the coding sequence ATGGCAAAACCCTCTCTCCATCACCCGGAACCCGCCCACGCCGAACAACAGTACATCGGGAAACCAGTCATCCAGTACCGAAGCGAGCGATCCTGTGTGGGCATCCGCACGGTCACGCCGTTTAAGGGCATGTTCGCCGTCGTAGATCAGCTCCTGAAAGAGCTGCGCGTGTGGCTGAAGGCGCAGGGCGCGACCGACGCCAGGCCATTCTTTCTGCGGCTGCATGTGATTGACATGAACGGGCCGATGGACATCGAAGTGGGCTGTCTGGTTCCCGAACCCTTTCCCGGCGACGAGCGCGTCAGGCCGGGGGTCTTGCCTGCCGGGCAGTATGCCAGCCTGCGGTATTCCAGATATGCACTGAGAGCGAACAGGGCGCTGCTGGACTGGGCAAAGCAGGAAGGCCTCGTCTGGGACCGCTGGGATGCCCCTACGGGCGATGGCTTCCGCTGCCGGTACGAGGCGTACCTGACCGACTACCGCCTTGAGCCGAGGAAGTCTGTGTGGGAGGTCGAATTGTCCATCAAGCTCTCGGACGATTTTCCGGGAGGCGCTCCCCTGGCAGGCGACGGACGCGCTGAGTGA